A DNA window from Nitrospira sp. contains the following coding sequences:
- a CDS encoding PilZ domain-containing protein (MaGe:77307767) — translation MSISRAQRIQVQCPVQFTHEEGVTGQGIMLNLSMGGCAIQSDTPVFDTMLVTMQFVPLAGKPPITIEMGQVCWATLHEFGVKFLIVLPKEQARLDRFLMAAMSAFRLSSAKAA, via the coding sequence ATGTCGATCTCTCGCGCGCAACGGATTCAGGTACAGTGTCCCGTCCAATTTACCCATGAAGAGGGGGTGACCGGGCAGGGCATCATGCTCAACCTGTCCATGGGCGGTTGTGCAATTCAAAGCGACACGCCGGTATTCGATACCATGCTGGTGACAATGCAGTTCGTGCCATTGGCCGGCAAACCGCCAATCACCATTGAAATGGGACAAGTCTGTTGGGCGACCTTGCATGAATTCGGGGTAAAGTTTTTGATAGTGCTTCCCAAGGAACAGGCCCGCCTGGACCGTTTCTTGATGGCTGCGATGTCTGCGTTCCGGTTGTCTTCTGCCAAGGCGGCGTGA
- a CDS encoding Phosphopentomutase (MaGe:77307768), protein MINRVILLVVDGFGVGALPDAADYGDADANTVVRVAEAAGGLSVPNLETLGFGHLAKIPGVRAMAQPNGSFGKMGFVSQGADSVVGYWETSGVIQSRPASPFRSAFPFEVMSQLEQGFGRKILGNRLGYAQSLLNEYGAEHLSSGAPIVWTDGGWTCHVAMHASAMPAADFYQRCRDIRKAFKGVAGPPRIVAHYFSGEAGAFQLSGGRKDYIAEPPAVSMLDVLNRSGQIVMGVGKVHDLFAGRGLTRAFPAATATAALEETVKLLGKMPRGLLYASLDLLTDEPATAAAALEDFDRRLLDLFEKLRVGDVVVITGDHGRDITKPAKVPTREYVPLLVTGPKLSQGVNLGIRASAADLGQTIVEALRAERLPVGDSFFEALRAG, encoded by the coding sequence ATGATCAATCGTGTCATTCTCTTGGTTGTCGATGGGTTTGGGGTCGGGGCTTTGCCCGATGCGGCGGACTATGGCGATGCGGATGCCAATACGGTTGTTCGAGTGGCGGAGGCGGCCGGCGGCCTGAGCGTGCCGAATCTTGAGACCCTGGGATTCGGCCATCTCGCGAAGATTCCCGGCGTGCGTGCCATGGCGCAACCGAACGGGTCGTTCGGGAAGATGGGTTTCGTTTCGCAGGGAGCCGACTCGGTCGTAGGCTACTGGGAAACCAGCGGAGTGATCCAATCGCGGCCAGCCTCTCCCTTCCGGTCGGCGTTTCCTTTCGAAGTGATGTCGCAACTCGAACAAGGCTTCGGGCGGAAAATTCTCGGCAATCGACTCGGGTATGCCCAATCGCTCCTCAACGAATATGGCGCAGAGCATCTTTCCAGCGGCGCGCCGATTGTTTGGACCGACGGGGGCTGGACCTGCCATGTGGCGATGCATGCTTCGGCGATGCCGGCGGCGGATTTTTACCAGCGTTGCCGCGATATTCGTAAAGCGTTCAAGGGGGTAGCGGGACCTCCGCGGATTGTCGCCCATTATTTTTCAGGCGAGGCCGGGGCCTTTCAACTCAGTGGTGGCCGCAAAGACTATATCGCCGAGCCGCCGGCGGTGAGCATGCTCGATGTCTTGAACCGCTCTGGCCAGATCGTGATGGGGGTCGGCAAGGTGCATGACCTCTTCGCCGGCCGGGGATTGACGCGGGCATTCCCCGCGGCGACGGCAACGGCGGCGCTGGAGGAAACGGTCAAGCTTCTTGGCAAGATGCCGCGCGGATTGCTCTACGCGAGCCTCGATTTACTGACGGATGAACCAGCGACGGCGGCGGCGGCGCTGGAGGATTTCGATCGCCGATTGCTGGATCTGTTTGAGAAATTGCGGGTTGGCGATGTCGTGGTCATCACCGGCGATCATGGCCGGGACATTACGAAGCCCGCCAAAGTTCCGACGCGTGAATATGTGCCGCTGCTAGTGACGGGGCCGAAGTTGTCGCAGGGGGTCAACCTTGGAATCAGGGCCTCGGCTGCGGATCTCGGCCAGACCATTGTCGAGGCGTTGCGCGCGGAGCGGTTGCCGGTCGGAGACAGTTTTTTTGAAGCCCTGCGGGCAGGATAA
- a CDS encoding YjgFendoribonc domain-containing protein (MaGe:77307769), whose translation MSFDAKLKSLRIELPIAPKPVANYVPVVRAGDLLFLSGVLPSRDGQLICTGKLGQGLTVEQGMEAAKVAALNALAIVRGEVGSLDKVTRIVKMVGHIASAPGFTDQPQVLNGASDLLVQIFGDAGKHARVAVGAAELPRQAPVEIELIVQVMP comes from the coding sequence ATGTCGTTCGATGCCAAGTTGAAATCACTGCGAATCGAGTTGCCCATCGCGCCGAAACCGGTGGCGAATTATGTGCCGGTCGTGCGCGCAGGCGATCTGCTATTTCTTTCGGGTGTGCTGCCGTCGCGCGATGGACAGCTCATCTGCACCGGCAAACTTGGACAGGGCCTCACCGTCGAGCAGGGGATGGAGGCCGCGAAGGTGGCCGCTCTAAATGCCTTGGCCATCGTGCGCGGCGAAGTCGGGTCTCTCGACAAAGTGACACGCATTGTGAAGATGGTCGGTCATATCGCTTCGGCCCCTGGCTTTACCGATCAACCCCAGGTCCTCAACGGCGCCTCCGATCTCCTTGTGCAAATCTTCGGTGACGCAGGCAAGCATGCTCGTGTCGCCGTCGGCGCCGCCGAGCTTCCCCGCCAAGCCCCTGTCGAAATCGAATTAATCGTGCAGGTGATGCCGTAG
- a CDS encoding hypothetical protein (Evidence 5 : Unknown function; MaGe:77307770) codes for MTPLGILGLIDMPLTFVADTLMLPYTIYVDRKYHSDVKNVEE; via the coding sequence ATGACCCCGCTTGGAATCCTAGGGCTCATCGATATGCCGCTGACCTTTGTCGCTGATACGCTAATGCTGCCCTACACCATCTATGTCGACCGAAAATATCACTCTGATGTTAAAAACGTTGAGGAGTAG
- a CDS encoding hypothetical protein (Evidence 5 : Unknown function; MaGe:77307771): MGTSSAWGLSVHTQMIIAVSCQVVVMGCDGSDGMIKNRTKLRDQSCQQAGVAGDELKACISTDQGYRRIREPIWARQEREEIAAFNAALHTLPSLTIPKERYEMTSLIELSKELDRLGMTDVSKWSKHPLFGKRFRMDAEVQFHPTDFESKVLEHTTLSKSDATSTWQVEADTESLSREERTFVKDQCESLFETCHGEIYGLIGIITRDHMPALGIQIEHMEITPREPKKSS, from the coding sequence ATGGGTACGAGCTCCGCTTGGGGACTATCTGTCCATACTCAGATGATCATTGCTGTTTCGTGCCAGGTGGTAGTTATGGGATGTGACGGATCTGATGGGATGATTAAGAATCGAACAAAACTCCGCGACCAAAGCTGCCAGCAAGCTGGAGTTGCCGGAGATGAGCTGAAGGCTTGTATAAGTACCGACCAAGGATATAGGCGCATCAGGGAGCCCATATGGGCGCGTCAGGAACGTGAAGAAATTGCCGCGTTCAACGCTGCGCTTCACACACTACCATCGTTGACCATCCCTAAGGAGCGGTATGAAATGACTTCGTTAATAGAGCTCAGCAAGGAGCTGGATCGTCTGGGAATGACCGATGTATCGAAATGGTCTAAACATCCCCTGTTTGGGAAGCGGTTCAGGATGGATGCCGAGGTACAGTTTCACCCCACGGATTTTGAAAGCAAAGTGTTGGAACATACGACCTTGAGCAAGAGCGACGCTACAAGCACATGGCAAGTTGAAGCGGATACGGAATCATTAAGCAGAGAAGAGCGGACTTTTGTAAAAGACCAGTGTGAGTCTCTATTTGAGACATGCCACGGGGAAATTTATGGATTGATCGGCATCATAACGCGGGATCATATGCCCGCTCTAGGAATACAGATTGAACATATGGAGATCACCCCAAGGGAGCCGAAGAAGTCGTCTTGA
- a CDS encoding conserved exported protein of unknown function (Evidence 4 : Unknown function but conserved in other organisms; MaGe:77307772), translating into MTFRQICFTLTILAAVFPASSYAGQAAIDITPRTSTPGSTVVLSGKGLGQFKSVQFNKVTFAGMPALIQRWESDQVEVKVPFKATTGPVEMMIGKKKLSAGTFTVVTPRIESITPTEAERGTMVTIVGEHFGATAGARDPNTMFGVNDVVIGGVVVRPRRWKDDKIEVAIPANAASGDVVVRLASSDPLNDGSCCAPVEYVTSNAVPLALVPSVRVDPMAGPAGTKVVLFGQGFGSKGADDAVLIGSNLTTIAQWKDDVIVAHVPLGAETGPLVLKRQGRERALGTFTVQVPQAMPVAPASAPIGTLLRIKGEHFGVYSESGETPFNFADFNKGENRVEIGGVQAVIYRWIDDRIDVWVPFSVKSGPVRVYRSATKPKADGSCCQERGEVVTEAGTFTVVTPVIESYEPKSAGLDELVTIKGKGFGTFLKTAEHTELALSQKAYKRRLDVEINEPESSGSTVISNVSRTEVLFNGAAALVQSWTDTEIVVMVPHRNLYGIGRRGAFFDDLSTGPLVVRRGSWDVLPDGTCCSQKQWLTIEAGQFTIEAKGLPDKGYWDNNRPDASTNQ; encoded by the coding sequence ATGACATTCCGACAGATCTGCTTCACCCTGACGATTCTTGCCGCGGTGTTTCCGGCGTCTTCCTATGCCGGTCAGGCCGCCATTGATATTACCCCACGGACATCCACTCCCGGCTCGACGGTGGTGTTAAGCGGCAAGGGGTTGGGTCAATTCAAGTCCGTCCAGTTCAATAAAGTCACCTTTGCCGGGATGCCGGCGTTGATTCAGCGGTGGGAGTCCGACCAGGTCGAGGTCAAGGTTCCGTTTAAGGCCACGACCGGCCCCGTCGAGATGATGATCGGGAAAAAGAAGCTGTCTGCCGGAACCTTCACGGTCGTGACGCCGCGCATCGAGTCCATTACGCCCACAGAGGCCGAGCGCGGCACGATGGTTACGATCGTCGGCGAGCATTTCGGCGCCACGGCTGGCGCGCGCGATCCCAATACGATGTTCGGCGTAAATGATGTGGTGATCGGTGGCGTGGTGGTGCGTCCGCGCCGGTGGAAGGACGATAAGATCGAGGTGGCGATTCCCGCGAATGCGGCGTCAGGGGATGTCGTTGTGCGCCTGGCATCGTCCGATCCATTGAACGATGGTTCCTGCTGCGCGCCGGTCGAATATGTGACCAGCAATGCGGTGCCGCTTGCGCTGGTGCCCAGCGTGCGGGTTGATCCCATGGCTGGGCCGGCTGGAACGAAGGTGGTGTTGTTCGGCCAGGGATTCGGTTCCAAGGGGGCGGACGATGCAGTCTTGATCGGTTCTAACCTCACAACGATCGCGCAGTGGAAGGACGATGTGATTGTGGCACATGTGCCGCTCGGCGCGGAAACTGGGCCGTTGGTGTTGAAACGGCAGGGGCGAGAGAGGGCGCTCGGGACGTTTACAGTGCAGGTGCCCCAGGCTATGCCGGTCGCGCCGGCGAGTGCCCCGATCGGGACCTTGCTTCGGATCAAGGGAGAACATTTCGGCGTGTACTCGGAGAGCGGGGAAACTCCCTTCAATTTTGCCGATTTTAATAAAGGCGAAAACCGTGTCGAGATTGGCGGCGTGCAGGCGGTGATCTATCGCTGGATCGACGACCGGATCGACGTTTGGGTGCCATTCAGTGTGAAGAGCGGTCCTGTGCGCGTCTATCGCAGCGCGACCAAGCCGAAAGCGGATGGCTCTTGCTGCCAGGAGCGTGGGGAGGTGGTCACTGAAGCGGGTACGTTTACTGTCGTGACGCCGGTGATCGAATCGTATGAGCCGAAGTCCGCTGGTCTGGACGAGCTGGTGACCATTAAGGGCAAGGGGTTCGGGACATTCCTGAAGACAGCGGAACATACCGAGCTGGCCTTGAGTCAAAAAGCCTATAAGCGGCGGCTGGACGTGGAGATCAATGAACCGGAGTCGTCCGGCAGCACCGTCATTTCCAATGTGTCGAGGACGGAAGTGCTGTTTAATGGCGCGGCGGCGTTGGTGCAGTCCTGGACCGATACGGAGATTGTCGTGATGGTGCCGCATCGTAATCTGTATGGGATTGGCCGGCGCGGCGCGTTTTTCGACGATCTTTCGACGGGGCCATTGGTCGTTCGAAGAGGATCGTGGGATGTGTTGCCTGATGGCACCTGCTGCTCGCAGAAACAATGGCTGACCATTGAAGCCGGGCAATTCACGATTGAGGCGAAGGGGCTGCCCGACAAAGGCTATTGGGACAATAACCGGCCTGATGCCAGCACGAATCAGTAA
- a CDS encoding conserved exported protein of unknown function (Evidence 4 : Unknown function but conserved in other organisms; MaGe:77307773) yields MKLPGRIGWRVMRALLFVGASAMCLLPAEGMSAEPSVLATLQKTNTPVTLMAVQFKDAKTGWAVGSGGALFGTVDGGKKWKKLASGTSALLTGVFFIDQKTGWVTGASGTLRRSVNGGESWTGHPLETQQPLYGIHFPSATDGWVVGGGGTILHTADGGAHWVEQASGTSAALYAVQFLDAQRGTAVGALGTVLATHDGGRTWVPQVSQSSVTLFDVFFTDESTGWAVGNAGALFQTNDGGTKWVDRTLPCGKTCTKVIDLLKVRFTGSQEGWIVGERGMLYRTTDAGYSWSDGVPIAPVSLFGLTFSDPAHGWASGENGTVVHLEDRK; encoded by the coding sequence ATGAAATTGCCTGGACGGATCGGTTGGCGAGTGATGCGGGCGTTGCTGTTCGTCGGCGCATCGGCGATGTGTCTTCTGCCGGCAGAGGGAATGAGCGCGGAACCGTCCGTGCTTGCGACGCTCCAAAAAACAAACACGCCTGTGACGTTGATGGCCGTGCAGTTCAAGGATGCCAAGACAGGCTGGGCGGTCGGGTCCGGTGGCGCGCTGTTCGGCACTGTTGACGGCGGCAAGAAGTGGAAGAAGTTGGCGAGCGGAACCTCCGCGTTGCTTACGGGTGTCTTCTTCATCGATCAAAAGACCGGATGGGTCACCGGCGCCTCGGGGACGCTGCGGCGGTCGGTCAATGGGGGAGAGAGCTGGACGGGACATCCGCTTGAAACGCAACAACCGCTGTACGGAATCCATTTCCCTTCGGCGACAGACGGATGGGTGGTCGGTGGCGGTGGCACGATCCTGCACACCGCTGATGGCGGCGCGCATTGGGTCGAGCAGGCGAGCGGGACCAGTGCGGCGCTGTATGCCGTGCAGTTTCTCGATGCACAGCGCGGCACGGCCGTTGGTGCGCTCGGTACGGTCCTCGCAACCCACGACGGCGGCCGGACCTGGGTGCCGCAAGTTTCGCAAAGCTCCGTAACGTTGTTCGATGTGTTTTTTACCGATGAATCGACCGGATGGGCGGTCGGCAATGCCGGCGCGCTGTTTCAAACAAACGATGGCGGCACCAAGTGGGTGGATCGCACGCTGCCTTGCGGGAAGACGTGCACGAAAGTGATCGATTTGCTGAAAGTCCGCTTCACCGGCTCTCAAGAAGGCTGGATCGTCGGCGAGCGAGGCATGTTATATCGCACGACGGATGCCGGCTATTCCTGGAGCGACGGAGTTCCGATTGCGCCGGTCTCGCTGTTCGGCCTGACCTTCTCCGATCCTGCCCATGGCTGGGCGAGCGGCGAAAATGGCACGGTGGTGCATCTCGAGGACAGGAAATAA